The sequence ATGTTCAGGCGACTTTCCAGCGCAGGGGTTTGCCGGCAAGCGCGTTGAGGATTTCTTCCGCGATATCGTTGGCCGCGCGCGCCTGGGCTTCAACAGTCTGTGCGCCAATATGGGGTGAATCGATCACGTGCGGGTGCGCCACCAGCTCGGTCGCCCCAGGGGGTTCGTTCGCGAACACATCCAGCGCAGCGCCCGCAGCGTGACCTGAGTTTAAAGCAGCCAGCAGCGCTTCTTCATCAATAACCCCACCGCGCGCGGCGCACACAATGTAAACACCCGCTTTGGTTTTGGCAAGGGCTTCAGCGTTCAGCAAATTGCGTGAATCAGCTGTGAGAGGCATGTGCATGGTGATCATATCAGCAGCCGCGAGCAATTCATCCAGGCTCACCGGTTCACCACCGCGCTTCTTGATTTCTTCGGCTGAAACCAGCGGGTCATAAGCCAGGATTTTCATTTCGAAGGCTTTGGCGCGCGTTGCCACGGCTGAGCCAATGCGCCCGAAACCAATCACACCGAGGGTTTTGCCAAATAGCTCGCGCCCTTCGAATTCTTTTTTCAACCATTTACCCGCTTTCATTGAAGCATCAGCGCGTGGAAGTTCACGGACAAGGCTCAACATCAAGCTCAGGGTCAGCTCGGCAACTGCCACGGTAGTGGCCAACGGAGAATTCACTACGGTCACCTGGTACGCTTTCGCGGCAGCCAGGTCGATGTTATCCACCCCAACGCCTGCCCTGCCCACCACTTTTAAATGGGGCGCGGCAGCCAACACCGACTCCGTCACCTTGGTGCGACCGCGAACGATCAGGGCGTCATACTGCCCCACGACCTTTAAGAGGTCCTCCGCGCTGATCCCTGATTGGTCTGTTACCTCTGCCGCAGACCGCAAGATCTCTTTTCCGTTCTCTTCCAATCCATCCGTCAACAGCACCTTCCAGGCAGCCATTCTTACTCCTTGTTTTTGTATAGACTGTTGGGGGAAAACCCCCATCCATTTTACCTTATTTCATTAACAGCGCCTTTTTTTGATGAGAATTTCGCGCATTTTGGAGGTGGTACAATCTGCTCATGGACGCTACCACGAAAAAAGCGCTCAGCCGCGTTAACCCGCGGTTGCTTCAATCGGAAGCCATTCAGCGCTGCAGCCTTGCAGATTGCAAAGGCGCCTGCTGCGTCTTTGGCGTGTGGGTAGACCTGCGCGAGGTCGATGATATTATGCGCAACGCTGCCATCATCCTGCCGCATATGCCGCCGGACTGCCGCGTACCCGGCGAGTGGTTTGCCGCGGTGGAAGACAGAGATAAGCGCAGCCCAAGCAGTCGGGTCATCCATACAGCGGTAGAAAACCGGGCTGAGCATTACCAGGGAACCGCCTGCGTTTTCTGCCTCGCGGATGGCAAATGCGCGCTGCAGGTGGCGGCGCTGGCAAATAACCTGCATCCCTGGCGTTTTAAACCATTTTATTGTGTGCTGCACCCCCTCGACCTGGATGAAGAAGGCAGGATCACGTTAGACGCCGCAGAAGATATGGTGAACGAGCAGGGAAGTTGCCTGAGACGCGCGCCCAAACCCATCCCGTTACTCGATACCTTCGAGCCGGAGCTGAAATATCTGCTGGGTGAACAGACTTTTTCCTGCCTTAAGCAGTTCACTTCACGAAACACCGAAGATGAGCCGGAGTAAGACCGCCAAGCTTTGCCATGGGTGGGGGAAAAACCGTGATAGGTTGAACAGATCTTTTTAAGATAAAATATATCTGAATATGATGATTCGAGGAATTGTGCATTGAAACCAAGACTGAGCCTTGCCGTGTTGATCCTCACCGCCGTTTTCGCTGCTTTGTTTGCGCGGGTACAGGGGGTTTCCGCGCTCACTTCCCCCGGTAAAAGTGAAGCTGATAGCGCCCTGTGCCTGCCCGAGACAAGCGAAGAACTGATGAACGGCTGCCTGAAAGCCGGCCCGGCCGCGCGCCTTGAAGAACTGGCCGCCAGGGGAATCCCCCCGCAGGGACGGCAGCTGTTCGCCTCGCGGACGCCGTATGAACTCGGCGC comes from Candidatus Cloacimonadota bacterium and encodes:
- a CDS encoding DUF3109 family protein, with the protein product MDATTKKALSRVNPRLLQSEAIQRCSLADCKGACCVFGVWVDLREVDDIMRNAAIILPHMPPDCRVPGEWFAAVEDRDKRSPSSRVIHTAVENRAEHYQGTACVFCLADGKCALQVAALANNLHPWRFKPFYCVLHPLDLDEEGRITLDAAEDMVNEQGSCLRRAPKPIPLLDTFEPELKYLLGEQTFSCLKQFTSRNTEDEPE